From a single Brassica rapa cultivar Chiifu-401-42 chromosome A01, CAAS_Brap_v3.01, whole genome shotgun sequence genomic region:
- the LOC103835542 gene encoding peptidyl-prolyl cis-trans isomerase CYP19-1-like: MEITFRFNETDRAAFTINVPSGGGFTVNFKPVGQLVPPAGGRLNNNGSHVHPQASGGFTINVNPIGLPVPPANGLNVNGAHVHPPSAGGVKEKYESENPKHSDPSLKMANPRVFFDMTVGGKPAGRIVMELFADTTPRTAENFRALCTGEKGIGKFGKPLHYKGTIFHKVFPNYTLCGGDIIGGGEEPGGECIYGSRFFDDENFIKTHSGPGILTMWNCRENTNGSQFMICLRKIVEFDQECVAFGQVVEGLDVIQNIEKEVGRPDLSGVPNKLVVIADCGQIS, encoded by the coding sequence ATGGAAATTACTTTTCGTTTTAATGAAACCGACAGAGCCGCCTTTACAATTAACGTTCCGTCAGGTGGTGGATTCACAGTTAACTTTAAACCCGTCGGCCAACTCGTTCCACCGGCTGGTGGCCGATTAAACAACAATGGATCCCACGTTCATCCTCAGGCTAGTGGTGGCTTCACAATCAACGTTAACCCTATTGGCCTACCTGTACCACCTGCCAATGGACTAAACGTTAATGGAGCCCATGTTCATCCTCCTTCGGCTGGTGGCGTCAAAGAGAAATATGAATCTGAAAACCCTAAACACTCTGATCCCTCTTTGAAAATGGCCAACCCTAGGGTTTTCTTTGATATGACCGTGGGCGGCAAACCAGCTGGTCGGATCGTGATGGAGCTCTTTGCCGACACAACACCACGGACGGCAGAGAACTTCCGTGCCCTCTGTACTGGCGAGAAAGGCATTGGGAAGTTTGGTAAGCCACTCCACTACAAGGGAACAATCTTCCACAAGGTATTTCCCAATTATACCTTGTGTGGAGGAGATATCATTGGTGGCGGGGAGGAACCAGGAGGCGAATGTATCTACGGAAGTAGGTTTTTCGACGACGAGAACTTCATCAAGACGCACAGCGGTCCAGGTATCCTCACCATGTGGAATTGTAGAGAAAACACCAACGGATCTCAGTTCATGATCTGCTTGAGGAAGATCGTGGAATTTGACCAAGAATGCGTCGCGTTTGGCCAAGTTGTTGAGGGATTGGATGTGATTCAGAACATTGAGAAAGAGGTCGGCCGACCTGATCTTAGCGGCGTGCCTAACAAGCTCGTGGTGATTGCCGACTGCGGTCAAATTTCCTAG